Genomic segment of Vairimorpha necatrix chromosome 4, complete sequence:
atatgttcaCCCAGAATCTATCATACATAGTGATTGCTTCTCTTCATATTCTAGCTTGTTCAATTTTCAACAACATAAGACGGTTAATCATTCAAAAGAatttgttaataaaaataaatatgccATACTAATACTATCGAAGGTAATTGGAGCGCTGTTAAAAGTGAAACTTCCATAAGGCatagaacaaaaaaattaataaagagTTCTTTGTTAAGATTTATGcttagaagaaattttgaaGGGAATTtgtttgataaaattatcgaaatgatttttaagtttttatttttttcatcttaacttttcatttttggCCACCAGATTGCCCTTTAACCATTTTTGCATTGTAAACTAGGATAATAAATGcgttttataaaaattaataaagaatttcCATATCCTGTGCTTCCTCTGCGTTTAACATgtacaaaataatatacGAACAATTAGAGCCAAgctcaatatttttatacattttaaacatttaataGTTGTCTTTTTTGATGGACCAAAAGCGACTAACCCACATATTTTGTGTGTAtcatgaaatatttttgatcttTGTCAAGAAGCTACAAACATACTATAAggtaaaatatataagaagacaaaaagcttaaatattatacatGAAGAAAGTTTAGCAATACGATTTGAacaaatgttttaaattttaaccTCTGAGGatataattctaaaaaaattttgtttcttttttctgtGCATCTAACTTAGGCgcaaaaaatatgaaagtTTCGGGTTTAGAATATTGCACCACTGTATTAAAACTAAAATGAGGATTTGAGGTTTTAAAACGGTACTTTATAGCAACTAAAATGTAGAATGCCttaaatttacataaattttagatttgatAATTTGGCGAATGATTTTGAAGCTTTATgtatatgtaaaattttatattacgttttgtaaatattttcttaaaatattataaaaaataatatattcgGGCTTCGACTAATAAGTcgattaatattaaatttgattagAGCGTAATATCTGCctgtaaatattaatatgtAGCgagttttgtttttctgtattttaaagcgttaaaaaacttttttatatattgatatattaaatatgtttatacAAGTGGAGCATTTATTTCTTTGCAGTTGATagataattaaattatgaGCCTAATTATCGTTTTGGCGAAACGGCCTGAGCCAAGaactctttatttttttatgtattgaTTATGGGCACAGACCGTAAAGtgaaaaattgttttttacgAACCAAATCCCCAAgtgtcaaaattttaaagatttttaaatttcatttgaATATACATTTCTTGAGCTATGaacttttttgtttttttaatgttttttttccaaaaatatttaaccCTTATAGTAAGTCTGGAGCCGCTTGAAAGTAGGTCAAAAATCTTCCCTGACCCACACGAGGTAATATGTTGGCTAGTGGATTTTAATTTACTAAAACAACCATGGAATGTACGAATTATCCTGGTATAATGGTATTAAGTTGGGATGATTCATACATAGGCTGCCATCGGTTTCGGTGCAGGGAAGGACGGGATATGGAACATCAATGATagtttttgataaaactttattttaatgCCCCTAATACCTATacattattatttgtatattcTGTATTTATTCATTGGAAATCACTCTACACCAAAcctatacaaaaatttcgCGTGTCAGCTCTCAGTGTCTTCAGagctaaaaaaaaaatatacgaAGCACTGAAAAAGTAAAACATCAAGCaccaaaaattataagGGGTTGAAAAAGTGGCACAGCCCGATGAGGGTTATAGTAAAGGGGGAATTTGCCAAATTACCATCAGAAAGATATGACACAGTCAAAAATTGTACGTGGTTGGATATAGACGAGCGAACGTTAGAATTGAGAATAGAGATAGTACCTAGCGGTACTATCAAGATGATgactcatttttttaaaaaaaacataaaaagcGAAACGATTTGAATAACTGATGGgcataaatattattccGCAGCAGTAGAATCTATCAACGGGAATCATTGCGTTGAAGCCCATGATGACAGCTTTAATATCGATGCGTGAGAGAACacaaatttattagaaagTGCGAATTTAGATTTTTGGAGCAATAAATTGAGAAGAAGGTGCgcaatatataaaaatatcaagaGTTgcagaaaattttttaagaaaatatgcttttattattattctCATTTTTTCGTTTCTCTCTGATGGGGTCCCTTAGAGAGACATTAGTCCGGGCTCGGACCGTTGCGTCATCTTTGCAACATTAAGTTTTAATACTTgcaattataatttttttttaaaaaaatacatgaAAAATTGTTCATAATGATAAGTATTATTAGACGGCGATactcattttttatcttatgCTACTGAGTACTAGAGAAAAACTAATATGTATGATTATACAAGTATATATACGTATAAAGTCGCTACAaaagaattataaataccAAACGAGAAGCTTTTGATGCCTTTAGTAAACTATGTTTCTATTTAATatgagaaaaaaaaaatttgggCCATGACTAGATCCAATATTGTTTTACCTGTAAATCTCATATATGAacaataaatgttttttaatgtataattttattatatattaaatcttttatcaATAATACATGTATAATCAATTTTAAGCCTATCACATATCCTATCATGTGGTTTCACTATGTCTTTAACTTTATCTTTAGGAGGTATAACAAAGTAAAGATTACGAACTTTcgtatttaagaaattaagAGTTACGGTGATTCGATCTGGTGACACGACATTAGGattaaaaactttaatcACGTCAGATTTATAATCCAAATCATCCAGATCTGGAAATAAAGAACAAATATGTCCATCGCCACCAATACCTAGGAGACATAGATCAATGGGCTCCAATAAATTAGTATAATGTGCCACAGGATCGTCAACTACAAcatcaattttattaatgttATTAGTCTTCAAATGAGAGAGGAATGGTTTTGAGCCAATGTAGTTTGAATGAGTTATTTGACATCTCTCGTCAGCATAGaatattttccattttgaGGAATCGAGAGtggaaattttattattgtccAGGATTGATAAGAGTGATCCTCCGGCTatcattaaatttaaaggtTGTTTGTCACAATTTTGAAGAAGATTGAAAATTTCCAATTTAAAATCCTGCGTCAAacaatatttcattttagggtaagaaaaaacaaactaatttagttttcaaaaaaacataacttgttatgtttttttatatatttcaaGTAACAGACAAGGCATCAAATTAGGATAGtcgatataaaaaaattttgtacattaaaatattttttgttaaatataattaagattattttttttgatcctatatttcttttttttttgttttatttgttgtaatttttgctcgatttttttacccccaAATGTCCAAAGATAATTCTCAAAAGAAAGAATACAGCATCGACTGCACTCACCCCGCCTCTGATAATTTACTGAGTCCTTCAGATTTACAAAGCCACTTAGAggaaaaaatcaaaacttACACTGGCAAGAAAGAGAAGTTATTAGAAGTATCAGTCAATGATACAACAGTAGTAGTGAAAGTTAATGaagatattattaataaacaaGGACTTAAGAATGTcataagaagatttttacATGCCAAGAGATTATCTGCGTTTATAAAAGTTTATGGGGATAAAAAGAATGGATTTGAGTTCAGATACATGAATGTAgcagaataaaaataaattatttattttaaattatgtacacttattttaaacaatttatatgtttatttacaGATTAATACttgtaattatatttgCAATATCCCCTTTGAAGCTATGCAGGGACTAAAAGCagaatttaataatcaaCAAGTTTTCTTAGAAATAAAACACAGAAAactagaaataaaaaatgcagaATTGAAAATTCCATTGACCGAAATAGTTTCtcttaaaacaaaaaacgaAGAAGAATCATTTTTCTTAATGATTGTTACAAAGTTAACTGACAATccaaaaattattcttaAATTTGCAAATTACAATGTCAGAGATTTATGTAAGTCATTAATCCTGTCTTCTATAAACGATTCaggaatttataaagaaattgacTACGACACTAGTAAATTCATTACTTCCTTGTCTGCGCCACTTCTTACTATCTTCAGTGATATGAACTGCACTGTTTCGCAGTTCTACAACCACTTTATGCAGAGTAATTTTTACGACGTGCGAAACAAACCAACATTCTTGGACAGACTTATAACTGAGAAACTAAGAGAAGACTTCTTAGATAATTCTAATAATCCTAGTCTTACTAGAATTAATAACTACTCATTATTAATGATTAATGAGGACACAGTGTCTAAACCACTTACTTATACGACGAAAGAAATTGCTTTTGAACCAATCTACGACGTACAACAAGACACTGTAGAAGAAGACGACACACTTGATTTGGAAATAGAAGACAGTGTCagtgaaataaaaatagataaaaaagaactcaaaaaaataatagaaattagtaaaaaaatatacagaGGGGAAGAAATAGACTCAGAGtgtaaagaatttatagataaatatagagataataaatacttaaaaagattaataataaaaatagaagaaataaaaatatgttgataattataaaatattttaagaaaaccaaaataaaattattgttttatacgCACATATCAGgcttaaataaaaaaaatttattgtgtcatttttaatcattaaataagatttatttaaataaatttaaatttagcataaaaaaatatttaagaaaaaaaaatccatATTCACAAAAAATAGAATACTAAAGATGCAGCATATGAATAATATGGCATTtcttaaattcaaaatcacatggattaaaaatgaacatGAACttgttttgtaaatattctaaaataaaaatgctttAATGCATCATGATACAGATTTTAAGACAAGAACTTTTTTGAACTCCTTAAGTGAAggttataaaatttcacagcaaaatgttttttgaaaaagaaaCAATCATAGAATACTTAAAGGCTTTAacttataaagaaatatgtCAAATGAAACTATTTGTAATATGAACTTTGTAATTTCACTTTCAAAAGACATATGCTATTGTTTTACAATTAGAGGCATAAAggaagaaatattaaaaatgatcaTCTTTAGTGAGTCACAATCCacataataatataacttATAGTGATGAATTGCTGTGCACTTAAAAGGTCGACCATATAGTTATATAATGTGTGAATCTTATAAACACGGATGTATTTCTTCTTATaactatatttaaaagaatataaacattttttgctaaaaataaagagaaAAGAAGAATTATTCAAAAGGTAAGATCGAAATATTGCACTTATTATCACAAGAATATGATGTGCCAAGAACAACGTGTTTGATGGGGGACATGTGTagcaatataaaataactTGTTAAGAAAATTGTGCTTAAGATAACAGCCATGCAATGGCAAGCTAATTGGGGGAATGTGTAATGAAAGAAACTACAATAAGAATAGTATTACCTTGTATCGCCCCTTAGTCCTGTTGCGACTTTGAAAATATCTATGAAGTTGAAAACATAATATTGAGGATACTAATAATTTAGGCCCGTACAATATATAGTAGAAAATcatttatgatatttaattaaaaaataaaggaaCAGCGGAAGTCtatgttaaaatatttgttgtGGATCGACGATTCAAAGATAATTTTGGTAACAAAATTCCCCTTCacttaaaattatcttttacAGTATTCCATTATGAATTGtaatttgaaatataatattcaaaaatattatactcTGCGGGGAggtatcaaaaaaataaaatttttgctagttaaatgttttttagttGCTTTACACTTGTGTGTTTGAATTAAATCCCATAACATTACTGTTtcacaaaatttttacccctAAATGCTTAACAGActaagaaagaaaaaagaatatttactaaagaaagaaaatgaatcaagacaaaaagaaatagaaaataaaaaatcaagacTGAAATCACATCTCAATGATACAGAAAGGCTTAGTCATGATCTGAAAAAGGATGGTAAAGATTTACTTGACGAAATTATTTACGAAAACGACGAAGAAGAGACAATTCCATACCCTAAAATTTTAGTCACTACAAGTAAAAATCCAAGCAGCAAATTGCTCGAATTTACAAAACACATTTCATTGATTTTCAATGGAATCTTTCAAATGAGGGGTCAAAGTACCAAGGAAGAAATAAGTGATATGATGTTTAAATCTGGGTTTACTTCTTTAATAATGATTCATGAAAACAAAGGTACACCTTCGTCATTAATTATATCTAATTTCCCATATGGAAatacatttaaatttagtatAAGTAATTACACTATATGCCGAACTATAAACTTGGGGGAATATTGTCATTTGGTGTGCGATAAactaaatgaaaatttaaaagatttattttcaaaaatgcTTCCGCGTTATCCAACTAGTAGAAGAATATTGGCTTTGAGTAATgttaatgataaaatagGATTTAGACATTATCTTATAAACAAAGGGAAAAGAGTGGAATTGAAATTAGATTTGGGATGTGACCTTAGACTATACGAAATACGGAAAGGAACATTTGAACAAGATGGAGAATTTGAATGGATTTATAAACCATTTATTAATTCGGAGAAaagtaatatttataataaaactgAAATAGAAACAGAagaaaattgaaatattatcaagtgataaaaaacaaattaataacTAAAAATAAGAGAGATTTGGAAAAGACTAGATTATAGAAAAGAATAAAAGTCTAATGgagcaaaaaaattacttaatcttaaaaaatataaaagcaATACGAATCTGTCAATAccaaaaaatcaaaatattattttataaacaaaatattattgcGGAGTGGTAGAAACTTTTGACCATATATGGACAAAATAAAGGATCTTTACATAATATCCAGCAAAGTATGCATTTCAacaataata
This window contains:
- a CDS encoding 6-phosphogluconolactonase (6PGL), producing the protein MKYCLTQDFKLEIFNLLQNCDKQPLNLMIAGGSLLSILDNNKISTLDSSKWKIFYADERCQITHSNYIGSKPFLSHLKTNNINKIDVVVDDPVAHYTNLLEPIDLCLLGIGGDGHICSLFPDLDDLDYKSDVIKVFNPNVVSPDRITVTLNFLNTKVRNLYFVIPPKDKVKDIVKPHDRICDRLKIDYTCIIDKRFNI
- a CDS encoding ribosomal protein eL22, with product MSKDNSQKKEYSIDCTHPASDNLLSPSDLQSHLEEKIKTYTGKKEKLLEVSVNDTTVVVKVNEDIINKQGLKNVIRRFLHAKRLSAFIKVYGDKKNGFEFRYMNVAE
- a CDS encoding U3 small nucleolar ribonucleoprotein IMP4, giving the protein MLNRLRKKKEYLLKKENESRQKEIENKKSRLKSHLNDTERLSHDLKKDGKDLLDEIIYENDEEETIPYPKILVTTSKNPSSKLLEFTKHISLIFNGIFQMRGQSTKEEISDMMFKSGFTSLIMIHENKGTPSSLIISNFPYGNTFKFSISNYTICRTINLGEYCHLVCDKLNENLKDLFSKMLPRYPTSRRILALSNVNDKIGFRHYLINKGKRVELKLDLGCDLRLYEIRKGTFEQDGEFEWIYKPFINSEKSNIYNKTEIETEEN